The Triticum aestivum cultivar Chinese Spring chromosome 7B, IWGSC CS RefSeq v2.1, whole genome shotgun sequence genome window below encodes:
- the LOC123161956 gene encoding AAA-ATPase ASD, mitochondrial-like, with translation MAAAVVERWAGLGSAVATVIFLWSMVQNYMPPTFRLYLTTLATKLAACFNPYLQITISEYGAERFQRSDFFLAVEAYLSDACARRARKLKAELGKDSKNLLVSMDDHEEVTDDFSDITIWWYASKRQSKANVIHLYPGQDERRFYRVVFHRRHRDLVADSYLPFVLGEGRAVTVKNRQRHLFTNNASGGWNPYQGKSVWSHVPFEHPATFDTLAMHPDEKEAVIDDLMAFQESKEYYAKVGKTWKRRYLLYGPPGTGKSTMIAAMANFLDYDVYDLELTAVKNNTELRKLFIETTGKSIIVIEDIDCSVDFTGKRRKDKKASSDKDSDNDDKPKLPIEPEKDDATKVTLSGLLNFIDGLWSACGGERIIIFTTNHKEKLDPALIQRGRMDKHIEMSYCRFEGFKVLAKNYLDVIEHELFGEVQRLLEETDMSPADVAENLMPMSKKKRRDPDVCLIGLIEALKQAKEEAAAAKVKAEEAQAKKAKEKEVKKGKEEDQEKDKAPEAANWDIKQGDK, from the coding sequence ATGGCAGCGGCAGTGGTGGAGAGGTGGGCGGGGCTCGGATCAGCAGTGGCGACCGTCATCTTCCTCTGGTCCATGGTGCAGAACTACATGCCCCCCACCTTCCGCCTCTACCTCACCACCTTGGCCACCAAGCTCGCAGCCTGCTTCAACCCCTATCTCCAGATCACCATCTCCGAGTATGGCGCCGAGCGCTTCCAGCGCAGCGACTTCTTCCTCGCCGTCGAGGCCTACCTCAGCGACGCCTGCGCCCGCCGTGCACGCAAGCTCAAGGCCGAGCTCGGCAAGGACAGCAAGAACCTCCTGGTCTCCATGGACGACCACGAGGAGGTCACTGATGACTTCTCTGACATCACCATCTGGTGGTACGCCTCGAAGAGGCAATCCAAGGCCAACGTCATCCATTTATACCCCGGCCAGGACGAGAGGCGCTTCTACCGGGTCGTCTTCCATCGACGGCACCGCGACCTTGTCGCTGACTCCTACCTTCCTTTCGTACTCGGTGAGGGCCGCGCTGTCACTGTGAAGAACCGCCAACGCCATCTCTTCACCAACAATGCTAGCGGCGGCTGGAACCCCTACCAAGGGAAAAGCGTGTGGAGCCATGTCCCCTTCGAGCACCCTGCCACCTTTGACACGCTTGCCATGCACCCCGATGAGAAGGAAGCTGTCATCGACGACCTCATGGCCTTCCAGGAGAGCAAGGAATACTATGCCAAGGTCGGCAAGACGTGGAAGCGCAGGTATCTCCTTTACGGACCGCCCGGCACCGGCAAGTCTACCATGATCGCCGCCATGGCCAACTTCCTCGACTATGACGTCTACGACCTTGAGCTCACAGCGGTCAAGAACAACACCGAGTTGCGGAAGCTCTTCATCGAGACAACAGGCAAGTCCATCATCGTCATAGAGGACATCGACTGCTCTGTCGACTTCACAGGAAAACGCCGCAAGGACAAGAAGGCCTCAAGCGACAAGGACTCCGACAACGATGACAAGCCCAAGCTACCGATAGAGCCAGAGAAGGACGATGCCACCAAGGTGACGCTCTCGGGCCTGCTTAACTTCATCGACGGGTTGTGGTCTGCTTGCGGAGGTGAGCGGATCATCATCTTCACGACCAACCACAAGGAGAAGCTGGACCCGGCGCTGATCCAGCGGGGCAGGATGGACAAGCACATCGAGATGTCCTACTGCCGCTTTGAGGGATTCAAGGTGCTCGCCAAGAACTACCTAGATGTCATTGAGCACGAGCTGTTTGGGGAAGTTCAGCGCCTACTCGAGGAGACCGACATGTCACCCGCTGACGTTGCAGAGAACCTGATGCCCATGTCGAAGAAGAAAAGGAGGGACCCGGATGTGTGCTTGATAGGCCTAATCGAGGCGCTCAAGCAGGCCAAGGAGGAAGCGGCGGCGGCCAAGGTGAAGGCAGAGGAGGCTCAAGCGAAGAAAGCCAAGGAGAAAGAGGTGAAGAAAGGCAAGGAGGAAGACCAAGAGAAGGACAAAGCACCCGAGGCAGCCAATTGGGATATTAAGCAAGGTGACAAGTGA
- the LOC123163088 gene encoding uncharacterized protein, with product MDAVESSSPYSPPSLRHKLRTTVCGCFGLPGSDGPRPQSGGRARWRRRVAAAGEFRYDPLSYALNFDDGGSGDGDHEAEDAAFPYRNFSSRLPPSPTPASRAVAIA from the coding sequence ATGGACGCTGTGGAGTCCTCTTCGCCCTACTCGCCGCCGTCGCTGCGCCACAAGCTGCGGaccaccgtctgcggctgcttcggCTTGCCGGGCAGCGACGGGCCGAGGCCGCAAAGTGGCGGCAGGGCCAGGTGGAGACGGCGGGTGGCGGCCGCGGGGGAGTTCAGGTACGACCCGCTCAGCTACGCGCTCAACTTCGAtgacggcggcagcggcgacggcgatCACGAAGCAGAGGACGCTGCCTTCCCGTACCGGAACTTCAGCTCGCGCCTGcctccctcgccgacgccggcctcCCGAGCCGTCGCCATCGCCTGA